In Procambarus clarkii isolate CNS0578487 chromosome 38, FALCON_Pclarkii_2.0, whole genome shotgun sequence, the genomic window acCTTGTAGAGCTTCCCGAAGGCAAGGTCCTCGGTGGCGTGCTGGAGATCGGGGTACAGGTCGAAGAACTGCTTGACTGGCTTCTCCACTCCCTCCAAGCCCACCACGGTGTTGCCTCTGTCGTACAACCTGACGAAGGAGGAACTGGTTACTCAGAGTAAGTCGCAATAACGCAGCTAAAAATTTGACACCCtcgaacccacacatctgaaaataaaatggacgttttggtccgtcctagaTCCTcatgtgacgacgttccggtccgtcctggacccttatgtgacgacgttccggtccatcctggaccctcatgtgacgacgttccggtccatcctggaccctcatgtgacgacgttccggtccgtcctggacccttatgtgacgacgttccggtccatcctggacccttatgtgacgacgttccagtccatcctggacccttatgtgacgacgttccggtccgtcctggacccttatgtgacgacgttccggtccatcctggacccttatgtgacgacgttccggtccatcctggaccctcatgtgacgacgttccggtccatcctggacccttatgtgacgacgttccggtccgtcctggacccttatgtgacgacgttccggtccgtcctggacccttatgtgacgacgttccggtccgtcctggacccttatgtgacgacgttccggtccgtcctagacccttatgtgacgacgtttcggtccgtcctggacccttatgtgacgacgttccggtccgtcctggacccttatgtggggACGttccgatccgtcctggacccttatgtgacgacgttttagtccgtcctggacccttatgtgacgacgttccggtccgtcctggacccttatgtgacgacgttccggtccgtcctggacccttatgtgacgacgttccggtccgtcctggacccttatgtgacgacgttccggtccgtcctggacccttatgtgacgacgttccggtccgtcctggacccttatgtgacgacgttccggtccgtcctggacccttatgtgacgacgttccggtccgtcctggacccttatgtgacgacgttcaggtccgtcctggacccttatgtggcgacgttccggtccgtcctggacccttatgtggcgacgttccggtccgtcctggacccttatgtgacgacgttccggtccgtcctggacccttatgtgacgacgttccggtccgtcctggacccttatgtgacgacgttcaggtccgtcctggacccttatgtggcgacgttccggtccgtcctggacccttatgtggcgacgttccggtccgtcctggacccttatgtgggtacgttccggtccgtcctggacccttatgtggggacgttccggtccgtcctggacctggacacgacttgataatgaagCAAAATGTCATCACTTCATTCCCCGAAGTGTGGGTTGAGTGTGTTGACTAATTTACCCCGGATGAGCAGCGACGCCTCCTCCTATCTGACATTTTCCTCATGTTAACAAATGAGCAGGAAAATCATACCCATTTCAGTAAGATAATTAAGGAATGTGTAAGAAATACTACGCCTCAAGATGAAGGTTTCATAGCGCATGTGTTCAATAAATGATACATATAGCAGCCATGACACCTTACAACGTGATCTGGGACAATCATACTTATTGCTGTGACAATCATACTTATTGCTGGGACAATCATACAATTATTGCTCTAATTTGTGTTTTTAAATCTGCCATATCATACAGTATCTATAGTTATCATTACGATCTACGGTCTGTAGATCCGAGTAGCTCTTGCCCACATTACAGATAGGTACTCTGATTAACTACGACTGGTAAATCACATCTAATAAAgttgttaaatcacataaactACGTCTTCACAATAACAGGCTTAAGAACCACAGTATAATCATGCTACGATCACGGAGGACTAGCCTAGACCCCGCGTTCTGACTTAGAGGTCTCTGCTTACCAAAATACAATTAAACAAGTTACATAAAACAAATGACaaattattttgtgtgtgtaTCTATGTCCCTCTAGGACGCCTATGCCAGTGAATGACTTCTAGGTGAGCAaaggcatcaggtgtaaggaaacgtaCCCCTAATTCTCGCCTTgcacgggaattgaacccgggaccattcTGTTGAGAGCTGTCTGCATTGACCAATCCCATTAAATAATAAACCAATAGCAAATACATAAATCTCGCATAACGCCAACATAGTGTTTGAAAAACAGGAAAACCTGTTTATGGAAAGAGAAGGGATACGAGACAGACTAACTCACCAGCGGAGGTCGGGCGACCTGCCACACAGGGGTACCAGCACTCTTCCAGGCTCCGAGGGTAGGAGCTCCTTCACGTGCTCCACCAGCTCAGCTGACGGATGTCCCTTCGACCCGCTCCAGGGCTGGCAGGGAGTAGTTGTAAGAGTTAAGTCAGGTAGATATGGTAAGAGTTGATGGGGAATTGTGAAGTGCACGGGAGAGTTAGGACTCCCAACCCACACAGCTGAGGATAAAGCCAGAggcgagttgaccagaccacacactagaagttgaagggacgagacgtttcggtccgtcctggaccattctcaagtcgattgtgaagaggaggtagagacaggcaataaataggcaagagagagctgaggaggaaagtaaggtgtaggggatagtagtaataatgagaactgcagaaggcctattggcccatacgaggcagctcctattaaaaccaccgaaggagatagtaataggaataagaagaggatggcaagggagcgtaggagaagacaatgaacagaaaaaggggagaagagagaaagaaaaggaaagagaaagaaagataaatggaaggggtaagcttatgttaagtcacgtttgttagaaagattactgcatttgagtatatactgtgaaagggaagagtccacagcaacaaagccaggactcaagttcatgttgggtacattgtgtattagagccgattctacaagacggcgtctgtgtagagtagaggcaggaaagattaacgCCAGAGGCGAGATTTTAAATCATGTTATAAAAGTCCAGGATAGCTAAACGTtgccacataagggtccaggacagcTAAACGTTGCCACATAAGGGCCCAGGACAGCTAAATGTTGCCACATAAGGGTTCAGGACAGCTAAACCTTGCCACATAAGGGTCTAGGACAGCTAAATGTTGCCACATAAGGGTTCAGGACAGCTAAACGTTGCCACATAAGGGTTCAGGACAGCTAAACGTTGCCACATAAGGGTCTAGGACAGCTAAACGTtgccacataagggtccaggacagcTAAACGTtgccacataagggtccaggacagcTAAACGTtgccacataagggtccaggacagcTAAACCTTGCCACATAACGTTTAGCTGTCCTGGACAGTTACGTGACAACTTTTAGCTGTCCTGGACACTTAGGTGACAAAGGTCCAGGACAGAAACTGGACATCAATGATCTCTAAACTAAGCTCTTCACATGTATAGTGACCTACATTCAGTAGTCATTTGCCTATCAAGCATCCTAGCTGCACCCATCCAGTGACAaggtcacgcacctgtacacctgtGACACTGTTACACCTGACAGTGTGTTTACCTGTAACACTGTTACATAGTGTTACAAGGTAACGACCTATAACACTATGTaacaatgtcccccccccccccttgttctaATTCTTTATGCCTCCAAGGTATAGAAAGTGGCTGTTATTTCCCCTCTCAAACTCTGCTTTGACCTTTGACCCCAAGATAGCCGAGGGAAGAACTGTTGAAGGCTGGCAACTCCTTATCCAGATAAGAGCAGCCTCGTTATCTAGATAACGAACATGACACGGCCAGGACAGGGTGAGAAAGCTACCATCATTCTCCAGAAGCTAAATTAATACTTATTGACGGCTTCAGTATCAGCAttgtaacacactagaaggtgaagggacgacgacgtttcggtccgtcctggaccattctcaagtcgattgtgtcgacttgagaatggtccaggacggaccgaaacgtcatcgtcccttcaccttctagtgtgtggtctggtcctcatactttagccacgttattgtgactcatcgcctgcactgtaACACACGTTATAGAGATGAGTGTTACATAGCGCAACACTCCTTACAGAGTACAATTTAAAATCATTGTTTTGCATTGAATTTATTTggataatattaatataatttgtTTCTGAATAAACACTGAAGCTCATTGATATTTGTAAGTACTGGCATGAGGTCCCTTGGTAATCTTTTATTTTCACGCAGTAAGTCAAAATAACGCGGCGGAATATTTGACACTCGACCCACATATCACAAAATAAAGGAACTGACAAGGTTTCGGTCcgttttggaccattatcaagtggtgTGATAATGGTCCGAAACGTCAGTTCCTCTATTTTCTgattgtgggttgagtgtcttcTAATTTAAGGATTGAATAAATTGTTCTTAAAAGGGTTTCATATGACGTAATTTCATGTCTTTCAGTCAACTTCACTTCACTTCTCACTACCTTCCGATTTCTATATTTTAAGCAATAAATTACAATGTAATAAAAGTGAGATCGCCggagtgtttcaagcgttggTTAGACATAAGAGTAAATCTGGGTGGgtgataaataggagctgcctcacataGGGCAAAAGGTGTTCTGTATTTTCCGATATGCCATCACTCATTTGCACCTTTCCTGCCATAAATATAGTGACAAAAGCCTTAACTCACCCACTTCTCATAGAGATGAGCCCAGTTGACCAAACTCCACTCCAGCTGTTGCAGTAGAGGGTCCTTCTTCATTTCAGAGACGGCGTGGTTGTTGAGGCCTTTAGCGTGGCTGTTGAGGCCTTTAGCGTGGTTACACTGcacgtcctcctcctccccccctgggtgagcaccgtggtggtggtggtggtgggcggcgttcATGGTTCTCTATTGTAAAGATGTTCTGGAATTCAATATAACTTAAATTCAACCATTAGAAGTTGCTGACAACAATGAAGAGGATTGGTCGCATCAAGTTTCATAAATAAGTGGATaacgagtaagtaattatcaaaaaaggccccaagccaggaaggctatgtagcaccatcaaatgtgcgggatattcaaaaggtgctaaatatcactaacgatGTCAACACGAGAACAAAGcacacaaggcgaacgatatcaaatgcatctgattcaccaaggataCTATCgaaggacaagtgaccgcgagggacggtcaggAAGCAAGACACACGAAGGAAGCAAGTGtccgtgagttaagcgtgtatcgCCAATACAtaaccttgccagagctgtttcccaccgccggttacggtggtaggaggaaggccatggggacacacaacccttaagagcacgcagcttgttaccagtaacagaagaccaacgaccctgccaacgggcaaggattgaggaatgattaactgggtagaagtcggaaaaaggaatacctttacgggagatgggacaagtgcgggtaGTCTCTTTAGGGGGAgtgtccgcatgctcatttaaggacacgccAAAATGGCTgcaaacccagcaaaactccactgtcttaAACCTGCtgaagataagaaacagccattgttgaatttcgactaccacaggatggactggattaaaggactaaGAGCCATGAGGGGACtgcaagagtcaacaacaacaaaggaagattgactgcgagaaagcagttgaagagcatacaaaatagcataaagttctgccgtgaagacgctagtctccggaggcaggcgacacacacaggtgtggtcaggaaaaacaacagagtagccaacaccgtctgcagacttagacccatcggtgaagatggatatggagcgggagtgtgaagacaAGTGTTCAGTGAaaagcgtttcagaactgtaggagtggTAAAAGCTTAAGTCATGTGGGTCAGGGCTGTACAAAACTTAGGAAagggggggaccctccacgggggcaaggatagaatgacacgaggagaaatattgctgacacgaaccgaagagaACCTTGCAAGCAAGACAACCGCACAGAAAAAAGTACGAGGTGAAAGGGAACAGGGACGACAGGAGGGGTAAAGGTCAAAGAACagcataagcgagagtgagggtgctgtaggGGCCATACAAGGTagtgatcacggcgatcctgtagagacaggacgcCGGTTTTAACATACAGGCTGAAGGTAGGAGTCGAAcgtaaggcaccagagctgaggcgcaacccagtatggtgcagagcatcaagacggcaaagggtagagggagaagcagacgagtaagcaagacaaccataATCAAATTTAGACAGcatgagaggaatgtaaagagcggTGTGTACCTATCAGCTCCAAGAAGTATAGGAAAAGACCTGAATTAAGTTAAAGGccgtagagcattcaacacggaggtaagagatatggggcgactaaGACAaaggagtgtcaaagaataaccccaaaagcttatctCTGTACACAAGAgggtgaccataaagtgacaggggggggggggggacgaagaacgacctgcttctgAGTAAAAAGTTATAGCTCAAGCTTTAgttgtagagaacctgaagccatgattggtggccgaggacgacacggcatcaacggcaagttgaagccaccgttggAGGGAAGGCGAATCATCACCACGACAACAAAGGCTAAAATCGTCAACATACAGAGCTGAGATGATGTCAGAGGGAAGAGAGAAGACCATTGATGGCAACCAGGAAAAAGAGTACAGCCCAGAACACAACCTTGGGGTACACCATCGTATTGCAAAaatagaggcagagagagcagtaccaagcctcacaataaaggaacgactagagaggaagctttgtagCAAGAGAAAGAGACTACCACGAAGACCACCAGAACAGTTGGGACAGAATGTGGTATCGCCAGGtagtgtcatatgccttttccaggtaaaaaaggacagcaacaacggaggtcttagcAGCAaatgcagtacgaatatagacctccaacttCAACAAGACATTAGTTGTGTTGCGACACTtgcaaaagccaaattgagaagggaagaagtggtgatagtgttccaagaaccacagcaTATGGTCATTGACCATACATTCAAAGAGATTGCAGACAACTCGTGAAGGcaatgaaaaacgaactttcaacaatgggtattcatacccattgttgaaagttcgtttttatgGGTATTCAATGAGTAttcatacccattgttgaaagttcgtttttcacctcatccacctcacccaaatgtagatataaacctcgaagatgtgtaagctctattcagtttcagttgtgtgtttgtaaactaaagtctttgaaaatgtaataagttttacgaaacgcgctcaagtatcgcgtcagactagaaataaaaatgaattttggagaattgatctttgaattaccatcaacagtgaaaagaaacataagaaagatagagaaaattcgtgtaagaattattaatcttactttttcggccatatttaataatatatgtctacaggaaagactgctaccaaaatatactaaaatatatatatatatatatatatatgcagaataaccacatatgaaaaatagaaaatgcttaacgcgttttcggctaattcgccttcatcagagcaaagtagaatcaatttgattctactttgctctgatgaaggcgaattagccgaaaacgcgttaagcattttctatttttcatatgtggttattctgcatacttggatcagtgtttttgtgatcattgttgcatatatatatatatatatatatatatatatatatatatatatatatatatatatatatatatatatatatatatatatatatatgtcgtacctactagccagaactcacttctcagcctactattcaaggcccgatttgcctaataagccaagttttcatgaattaatatatttactataatttttttcttatgaaatgataaagcaacccttttctctatgtatgaggtcaattttttttattggagtaaaaattaacgtagatatatgaccgaacctaaccaaccctacctaacctaacctaacctatatttataggtaagattaggttaggtagccaaaacaagctaggttaggttaggttaggtaggttaggtagacgaaaaaacattaattcatgaaaacttggcttattaggcaaatcgggccttgaatagtaggccgagaagtgcgttctggctattaggtacgacatatatatatatatatatatatatatatatatatatatatatatatatatatattagtacacGTTAGACTCTTATAt contains:
- the LOC138372386 gene encoding probable thiopurine S-methyltransferase encodes the protein MNAAHHHHHHGAHPGGEEEDVQCNHAKGLNSHAKGLNNHAVSEMKKDPLLQQLEWSLVNWAHLYEKWPWSGSKGHPSAELVEHVKELLPSEPGRVLVPLCGRSPDLRWLYDRGNTVVGLEGVEKPVKQFFDLYPDLQHATEDLAFGKLYKSSDGRLQVYVCDVTKVPPGALGNFDAVFDWGAYTAIRPGDRLRYLEVVKEAMKEDCRYFLEVCHDGPAPTPGLPHSISFRTVKLEFGPSRDMLVLKTLDISEAWGVDSLFDSHILMVPKDSK